The Deltaproteobacteria bacterium genome window below encodes:
- a CDS encoding prepilin-type N-terminal cleavage/methylation domain-containing protein — protein sequence MRVLRDGEKGLSLIELMVALVIGAIVIAGVYRTFMAQQRTFVVQEQISEAQQSARAIMDIIARDIRMAGFGMPGWAVAGLTNRITITASSPADFTIVGVFSGPIATLASAASLGQTQITLNTMGQNTTFNKDDNLLIFESDRPLPPLLPAGSELSAPLRYKTVVVWTAVTGSNPTVSIDADGSTSGVQDGLDRDLRANALVYRVGTVHYRLNGTDLERNGSVLANNVINFQITDQYNPGPPPVPETFGKYQIQLTVQTRTNDPDFPGGFRTRSLTSTIRARNLFLSS from the coding sequence ATGAGAGTCTTGAGAGACGGGGAGAAGGGATTGAGTCTGATAGAGCTGATGGTCGCCCTGGTGATCGGGGCCATTGTCATTGCCGGTGTCTACCGAACTTTCATGGCTCAACAAAGAACCTTTGTAGTCCAGGAGCAGATCTCTGAGGCGCAGCAGAGCGCGAGGGCCATTATGGATATCATTGCCCGTGACATCCGCATGGCTGGGTTCGGGATGCCGGGCTGGGCCGTAGCCGGTCTAACAAACAGAATCACCATCACGGCCTCCTCGCCGGCCGATTTCACGATCGTCGGTGTGTTCAGCGGCCCCATTGCCACTCTGGCAAGTGCCGCGTCTCTTGGTCAAACCCAGATCACCCTGAACACGATGGGGCAGAATACGACCTTCAACAAGGATGACAACCTGCTCATATTCGAATCCGACAGACCCCTACCTCCGCTGCTTCCGGCGGGGAGCGAACTGAGTGCCCCCTTGAGATACAAGACCGTCGTGGTGTGGACTGCCGTGACCGGCAGCAACCCAACCGTCAGCATCGACGCCGATGGGAGTACTTCTGGTGTCCAGGACGGTCTGGACAGAGATCTCAGGGCCAATGCACTGGTGTACAGGGTTGGAACAGTGCACTACCGGTTGAACGGGACGGACCTTGAAAGGAACGGGAGTGTCCTGGCAAACAATGTCATCAATTTTCAGATCACAGACCAGTACAACCCGGGCCCTCCGCCTGTGCCCGAGACCTTTGGAAAATACCAGATACAGTTGACCGTGCAGACCCGGACCAATGACCCGGATTTTCCCGGAGGATTCCGCACGAGGAGCCTCACCTCCACCATTAGGGCGAGAAATCTTTTTCTCAGCAGTTAG
- a CDS encoding GTPase domain-containing protein yields MPFINFSKDEIQCKIVYYGCGFCGKTTNLLYIYKKTQEDVRGRMVSIDTDGDRTIFFDFLSLNLGKIRGFDIRVQLYTVPGQVHYDATRKLVLKGVDGVVFVGDSLKTQREKNIESLINLAKNLAEKRLSIRTIPLVMQYNKRDLEAEGAEILSVETMQKDLNSMLKAPYFTASALTGQGVFETLREISKLVVKDVSKKILLNGRGKPVTGTGGI; encoded by the coding sequence ATGCCGTTCATAAACTTCAGTAAAGACGAGATCCAATGCAAGATCGTTTACTATGGTTGCGGTTTTTGTGGGAAGACCACGAACCTCTTGTACATCTATAAGAAGACGCAGGAAGACGTCCGGGGAAGAATGGTCTCCATCGATACGGACGGGGACCGAACGATTTTCTTCGATTTTCTTTCCCTGAACCTGGGTAAGATACGGGGCTTTGACATCCGAGTTCAGCTCTATACTGTTCCAGGACAGGTCCATTATGATGCCACAAGAAAACTCGTTTTGAAGGGCGTGGACGGGGTCGTCTTCGTGGGTGATTCTCTGAAGACCCAGCGGGAAAAGAACATCGAAAGCCTTATCAATCTCGCCAAGAATCTGGCTGAGAAACGGCTCAGCATACGGACGATTCCCCTTGTCATGCAGTATAACAAGAGGGATCTGGAGGCAGAAGGTGCCGAGATCCTGTCAGTGGAGACAATGCAGAAGGATCTGAACTCCATGTTGAAGGCTCCCTACTTCACGGCGAGTGCCCTTACGGGTCAGGGGGTGTTCGAGACCCTGAGGGAGATCAGCAAGCTGGTCGTAAAAGATGTCAGTAAGAAGATACTTCTCAACGGGAGAGGTAAACCTGTCACGGGGACCGGAGGGATCTGA
- a CDS encoding roadblock/LC7 domain-containing protein, with protein sequence MEKILEEMNEVPGVRGSFVCDRNGTVICRDMPERYGDQLENIGREVVQVVALLQSLGEETEVLDFLFSDGRILVNGLRDLSLVVFCEPDIDVSMVRLKSNVTLGELRRDGRFKRHMQKVSRAKRGLLARDKLDESYQQIIRKLKTLEG encoded by the coding sequence ATGGAGAAAATCCTCGAAGAGATGAACGAGGTCCCCGGTGTGCGGGGATCCTTTGTATGCGATCGCAATGGCACCGTCATATGCAGGGATATGCCGGAGAGGTACGGTGACCAGCTTGAGAATATCGGGAGAGAGGTGGTTCAGGTAGTAGCATTGCTGCAAAGCCTGGGAGAAGAAACGGAGGTTCTCGATTTCCTTTTCTCGGATGGTAGAATTTTGGTCAATGGGCTGAGAGATCTCTCTCTGGTCGTCTTCTGTGAACCCGACATAGATGTCTCCATGGTCCGCTTGAAGTCGAATGTCACCTTGGGAGAACTGCGCCGGGACGGCAGATTCAAGAGACACATGCAGAAGGTCTCAAGGGCGAAAAGGGGCCTTCTCGCGCGGGACAAACTCGACGAGTCCTACCAGCAGATTATCAGGAAATTGAAGACTCTGGAAGGATAA
- a CDS encoding tetratricopeptide repeat protein, with product MGFDRRKTLASAQKSLMKGQIRKAISDYEKLVADDPRNIRIRSKLADLYLRNKNFDRAVEEYIQLAQQYKDEDLSYRAISMYKKVLTVRPKMIDVHYWLADLYKKEGLVGNAKVLYQNIIKLNPEDQLARSAIAEIDRTLAQADSFQMEEETSDFGEAGLGEINGREQRSVLEQALMDDELPETQDLEPEEVSESEEIVDLEEPLQSEPADPQPAGSDGHHTAGNPYFTHQEVVLDQSVSPEKDLESHYHLGIAYMEMELIDKAIVEFEAALEYGPKRIDCLVMLGQCYGRKGAFDRSIFYLEKASKIEGLTEEDHIRISKELAKAYEACGMRDKASQAFNRAGLGGGKGTTNP from the coding sequence TTGGGTTTTGATCGGCGGAAGACCCTGGCAAGTGCCCAGAAGTCCCTGATGAAGGGACAGATCCGGAAGGCTATTTCGGACTACGAGAAACTAGTTGCAGACGACCCGAGGAATATCCGGATTCGCTCCAAGCTTGCGGACCTCTATCTCAGAAACAAGAATTTTGACCGGGCTGTAGAAGAGTATATCCAGCTGGCCCAACAGTACAAGGACGAAGACCTGAGCTATCGTGCCATCTCTATGTACAAGAAGGTCCTGACTGTAAGGCCGAAGATGATCGATGTCCACTACTGGTTGGCAGATCTGTACAAGAAAGAGGGGCTTGTTGGAAACGCCAAGGTCCTCTACCAGAACATCATCAAACTAAACCCCGAAGATCAGCTTGCCCGAAGTGCGATTGCCGAGATCGATCGGACATTGGCACAGGCGGACTCCTTTCAGATGGAGGAAGAGACTTCTGACTTCGGCGAGGCCGGGTTGGGTGAGATCAATGGCCGGGAACAGCGATCGGTTCTCGAACAGGCCTTGATGGATGACGAATTGCCGGAGACCCAGGATCTCGAGCCAGAGGAGGTCTCGGAAAGTGAGGAGATCGTCGATCTCGAAGAACCCTTGCAATCAGAACCGGCAGACCCTCAGCCCGCCGGAAGCGACGGCCATCATACGGCGGGCAACCCGTATTTCACTCACCAGGAGGTCGTTCTGGATCAGAGTGTTTCGCCGGAAAAAGATCTAGAATCCCACTATCATCTCGGAATTGCCTATATGGAGATGGAACTCATAGATAAGGCCATTGTAGAGTTTGAGGCGGCTCTGGAGTACGGCCCGAAGCGGATCGACTGCCTGGTCATGCTCGGCCAGTGTTACGGACGGAAGGGCGCTTTCGACCGGTCCATCTTCTACCTGGAAAAGGCGTCAAAAATAGAGGGGCTGACCGAGGAGGATCACATTAGGATCAGCAAAGAGTTGGCAAAGGCCTATGAGGCTTGCGGAATGAGAGATAAGGCATCGCAGGCCTTTAACAGGGCTGGGCTGGGAGGGGGCAAGGGAACGACAAACCCCTAA
- a CDS encoding response regulator, with protein MAQSLKKVLIVDDEETLTWSMSKSLSRDRDKYTILIANTGREALEILEKNEVGLVITDIRLPDINGLDLLTTIKNDYPDTKVIIMTAYGSSDIQKEANKRGSLYYIEKPFEIVDIRKLILDILWKKRGFEGNVFDLQLTDIIQLNCLCRITAALKVKRGEQEGVIYFSDGEIVHAECDGQIGKEALHRILKWREGKFDHERAITPPQQTIFQSWEHLLVEGMRNRDEQSSSASPAPEMEPGLDSPPEGDQRALHAEAEDHESDEKPMEEAVRSIIRVAGCEGTLIVSEDGMVLAQRDIKNAAKEGVMVAFLGVLSNRMSRVLGTGELQSILVGRKKKKAILKNTPYYFEVQLKEGVGFDDVGPSLWKTVRDFKESYGRSV; from the coding sequence ATGGCACAATCTCTCAAAAAGGTTCTGATTGTTGACGATGAAGAGACCCTTACATGGAGCATGTCAAAGAGTCTCTCCAGAGACCGTGACAAGTACACCATCCTCATCGCGAATACAGGCAGGGAAGCTCTGGAGATATTAGAAAAGAACGAGGTCGGTCTCGTAATCACGGACATCCGTTTGCCGGACATAAATGGCCTTGATCTCCTGACCACCATAAAGAACGACTACCCGGACACAAAAGTCATAATCATGACGGCCTATGGATCCTCGGATATTCAAAAGGAAGCCAACAAAAGGGGATCCCTCTACTACATTGAAAAACCCTTTGAGATAGTGGACATCCGAAAACTGATCCTCGATATTCTATGGAAAAAAAGAGGATTCGAGGGTAACGTCTTCGATCTCCAGCTTACCGACATTATTCAGTTGAACTGCCTCTGCAGAATTACTGCGGCCTTGAAGGTGAAAAGGGGGGAACAGGAGGGGGTGATCTACTTTAGTGACGGGGAGATCGTCCATGCCGAGTGTGACGGGCAGATCGGAAAGGAGGCCCTCCATAGGATTCTCAAATGGAGGGAGGGCAAGTTTGATCACGAGAGGGCGATAACCCCGCCTCAGCAGACGATCTTCCAGAGTTGGGAACACCTACTTGTAGAGGGAATGCGCAACAGGGATGAACAGTCGTCTTCCGCTTCTCCAGCTCCTGAGATGGAACCCGGCCTCGACTCTCCTCCGGAAGGCGATCAGCGGGCTCTACATGCAGAAGCTGAGGATCACGAGAGTGACGAAAAGCCCATGGAGGAGGCGGTGAGATCGATCATCCGGGTTGCCGGATGCGAAGGAACGCTGATTGTTTCAGAAGATGGTATGGTACTTGCTCAGAGGGATATCAAGAACGCGGCGAAAGAGGGGGTTATGGTCGCTTTTCTCGGGGTTCTTTCCAATCGGATGAGCAGAGTTCTTGGGACTGGAGAACTCCAAAGCATTCTTGTGGGACGGAAGAAGAAAAAGGCCATCTTGAAAAACACGCCTTACTACTTTGAGGTTCAGCTGAAGGAGGGGGTTGGGTTCGACGACGTGGGCCCGTCTCTGTGGAAGACGGTACGGGATTTCAAAGAGAGCTATGGCAGGAGTGTCTGA
- a CDS encoding prepilin-type N-terminal cleavage/methylation domain-containing protein, which yields MTVGRYVKKRQGLTMVELVITLAIIALLATFTVPSLGRWLSHYRIKSAARDVASCFRLAQMKAVQTNQNCTVRFDKRAGFPQTVTVMDGGGVSMRTVDLSRYKAQFDTGRGGGDGLDFVDQPADSLIDITFNTRGIPSDEQGNPLTPLGGQDGQRVFLRNSRGEGYWVEVTPVGNVRYDRT from the coding sequence AGAAAAGACAGGGCCTGACAATGGTGGAACTTGTCATAACCCTGGCCATCATAGCCCTTCTTGCGACTTTCACGGTCCCCAGCCTGGGGCGGTGGCTTTCTCACTATCGCATCAAAAGCGCCGCCAGGGATGTCGCGTCATGCTTCCGGCTGGCCCAGATGAAGGCGGTGCAGACAAACCAGAACTGCACGGTCCGCTTCGATAAGAGAGCGGGTTTTCCTCAGACAGTCACGGTCATGGATGGTGGGGGAGTTTCTATGCGAACCGTGGACCTGAGCCGGTACAAGGCACAATTCGATACCGGCAGGGGAGGCGGGGATGGATTGGACTTTGTCGATCAGCCCGCGGACAGTTTGATTGACATAACCTTCAACACCCGCGGGATTCCCAGCGATGAACAGGGGAACCCCCTGACCCCACTGGGAGGACAGGACGGCCAACGGGTCTTTCTGAGGAACAGCCGAGGTGAAGGATACTGGGTGGAAGTCACACCTGTTGGGAATGTCAGGTATGACAGGACATAG
- a CDS encoding roadblock/LC7 domain-containing protein: MDIILTEEHVRRIDACLNKVLNKSAAVSAFLIDRSGQLIANCGSPSTLDVSAFSALTAANFGATSEIAKLLGEEEFNLLFHKGQNENVYFSLVGDNMIIVVVFDDRTTVGLVRLSISMVMEDLLEILNPIYKNGE, from the coding sequence ATGGATATTATTCTTACAGAAGAACATGTCAGGAGAATAGATGCTTGCCTGAACAAGGTGCTCAATAAGTCCGCGGCAGTGAGCGCTTTTCTCATCGATCGTTCGGGCCAGCTTATCGCCAACTGCGGAAGTCCTTCCACGCTGGATGTGTCTGCTTTTTCCGCTTTAACGGCGGCGAATTTCGGGGCCACTTCGGAGATTGCAAAACTGCTTGGAGAGGAGGAATTCAATCTTCTCTTTCACAAGGGACAGAATGAGAATGTCTATTTTTCTCTGGTCGGTGATAACATGATTATCGTTGTTGTCTTCGACGATCGAACCACGGTGGGACTGGTCCGGCTCAGCATCAGCATGGTCATGGAAGACCTTTTGGAGATTCTGAACCCTATCTATAAGAATGGGGAGTAA
- a CDS encoding DUF4388 domain-containing protein has product MAEVFSGDLSQIRLLDILNLLIREGKTGKVSLRKGGALGEIFVENGKIVHGSAESSYGEEAIYLMMTWTIGKFSYTPDVLPDSRTVSRSTEQIISEGVERMEEWDRIRKAIPSSDAVFKLSSQKEKDEILLKAGEWNILIRIDGRKTVREIARELETSEIEAARRLYRLSASGLIEMVEAAVRSPKRIVGKGFFDILRQELTWVMGPMAPVIIEDQVADMDEKISAFPRSRAAELVEAVSMDISDEAKRIDFQKKMLEILKKI; this is encoded by the coding sequence ATGGCCGAGGTGTTTAGCGGTGATCTTTCGCAGATACGCCTTCTCGATATTCTCAATCTTTTGATTCGCGAAGGCAAAACGGGGAAGGTTTCCCTGAGAAAGGGTGGCGCCCTGGGGGAGATTTTTGTGGAAAATGGGAAGATTGTCCACGGGTCAGCTGAGTCTTCGTATGGGGAGGAAGCGATCTATCTGATGATGACTTGGACGATCGGAAAATTCAGTTACACTCCGGACGTCCTTCCCGATTCGAGGACCGTAAGCAGGTCAACGGAACAGATCATTTCAGAGGGCGTGGAACGGATGGAGGAGTGGGATCGAATAAGAAAGGCGATCCCGTCCTCAGATGCCGTCTTCAAGCTTTCCTCCCAGAAAGAGAAAGACGAGATCCTCTTGAAGGCAGGGGAATGGAATATTCTTATCCGCATCGACGGCAGGAAGACTGTGCGAGAAATAGCTAGGGAACTCGAGACAAGTGAGATCGAGGCCGCAAGGAGACTCTACCGCCTGTCGGCGTCAGGACTGATAGAGATGGTCGAGGCGGCTGTTCGATCCCCCAAGAGAATCGTGGGGAAGGGCTTTTTCGATATCCTACGACAAGAGCTGACATGGGTTATGGGGCCGATGGCTCCTGTGATCATCGAGGATCAGGTGGCAGACATGGACGAGAAGATCTCTGCTTTCCCAAGGAGCAGGGCTGCCGAACTGGTCGAGGCGGTCAGTATGGATATCTCGGACGAGGCAAAGCGGATCGATTTTCAGAAAAAGATGTTGGAAATTCTCAAAAAGATATGA
- a CDS encoding HAMP domain-containing protein: MADKRVRGMGLLSKLMIAVLVPIVISFGVIGYVYLDHMNEMVSSTSQEMQNMHASVAREMDRMTSVAIREGVERLNSLGERMIREKAKDVAYQIEIFLKAHPKLKISAMRANSELRRIAVQPVGKTGYTAVHDSKGINQFHKNPKIVGMNLSKLSGKYPDFWRILERSLSGDSYGYYNWPEADGTVRSKYMYIAPVRGTDLRVAATTYIDEFSAPARQIKEKLEAIHDRTERELRLRADRTLERFRSTSQETLRVFLVVMAVSLVVVILLTYWFSRSLIRPIIHLTRVANRISMGDLETRVEITSRDEVGLLAESFSRMQESLRAAIGRLKKRRLQP, from the coding sequence ATGGCGGACAAACGGGTCCGGGGTATGGGACTTCTTTCCAAGTTGATGATAGCGGTCTTGGTTCCTATTGTGATCTCCTTTGGGGTAATCGGCTATGTCTATTTGGACCACATGAATGAGATGGTCTCGTCCACGAGCCAAGAGATGCAGAACATGCATGCCTCGGTTGCCAGGGAGATGGATCGCATGACTTCCGTTGCCATCCGGGAGGGGGTCGAGAGACTGAACAGCCTGGGGGAGCGGATGATTCGGGAGAAGGCCAAGGATGTGGCCTATCAGATAGAGATATTCCTGAAGGCTCATCCGAAGTTGAAGATATCGGCCATGCGTGCAAACAGTGAACTCCGGAGAATTGCCGTCCAGCCTGTCGGGAAAACGGGTTATACTGCGGTCCACGACAGTAAAGGGATCAACCAATTCCACAAGAACCCGAAAATAGTGGGGATGAATCTCAGCAAGCTGTCCGGGAAGTATCCGGACTTTTGGAGAATTCTCGAAAGGAGCCTTAGCGGAGATTCCTATGGTTACTACAATTGGCCGGAGGCCGACGGTACGGTAAGGTCCAAGTATATGTACATCGCCCCTGTCAGAGGAACGGATCTCCGAGTTGCTGCCACGACCTATATCGATGAATTTTCGGCCCCGGCCAGACAGATAAAGGAGAAGCTCGAGGCAATCCACGACAGAACAGAAAGGGAACTCCGGTTGAGAGCCGACAGGACTCTTGAACGGTTCAGATCCACTTCCCAAGAAACGCTCCGCGTGTTCCTTGTCGTAATGGCCGTCTCTCTCGTAGTGGTTATCCTTCTCACCTACTGGTTTTCAAGGAGCCTTATTCGTCCGATTATCCATCTGACCCGAGTAGCCAACAGGATCAGCATGGGCGATCTGGAGACCCGGGTGGAGATTACCTCCCGTGATGAAGTGGGTCTTCTGGCTGAATCCTTCAGCAGGATGCAGGAGAGTCTGAGGGCCGCCATAGGAAGACTCAAGAAGCGACGGCTCCAACCATAA
- a CDS encoding prepilin-type N-terminal cleavage/methylation domain-containing protein yields MRKAGRSGSEGFTLLEVVVAMVILAIALLGLAGLQVVSVQGNNLASQITDATTLAQDQLEQLIATPFSTLIGLGTVTNSVTKKGVVYSVQYTVIPDPGGSRADVTVAVSWRDERTSVAADNTHTVRVNSVISEFYGGGS; encoded by the coding sequence ATGAGGAAAGCCGGGCGGTCGGGATCTGAGGGATTCACCCTCCTCGAGGTGGTTGTTGCCATGGTCATTCTGGCCATCGCTTTGCTGGGTCTTGCTGGACTCCAGGTGGTCTCTGTCCAGGGAAACAACCTCGCCAGCCAGATCACCGACGCTACAACACTTGCCCAGGATCAACTGGAGCAGCTTATCGCGACCCCCTTCAGCACTCTCATCGGACTCGGGACTGTAACCAACAGCGTGACGAAAAAAGGCGTAGTCTACAGCGTCCAATACACCGTCATCCCGGACCCTGGAGGGAGCCGGGCCGATGTGACCGTGGCGGTTTCTTGGAGGGACGAGAGAACGTCGGTGGCGGCGGACAACACCCATACAGTCAGAGTCAATTCTGTGATCAGCGAGTTCTATGGAGGCGGTTCATGA
- a CDS encoding pilus assembly PilX N-terminal domain-containing protein produces MSRAFFDLRNERGTALVIALLVMITATVVALCANFTSTTELAISGNQRRYTTDFFKADGGLELIKSYFFDNFIFPSNVGGQSNVGSDLTGAGYDNSPFVNLGLDTTQTTVTKVYEGNPPRGRGISATKFRGNYYRARSVMPNSVGLEEEFCLISPKAN; encoded by the coding sequence ATGTCTAGAGCATTTTTCGATCTAAGAAATGAAAGGGGGACAGCCCTTGTCATCGCACTGCTGGTTATGATTACGGCGACGGTGGTCGCCCTTTGTGCAAACTTCACCTCCACCACGGAGCTTGCGATCTCCGGGAATCAACGGCGCTACACCACCGACTTCTTCAAGGCCGACGGTGGCCTGGAGCTCATAAAATCCTATTTTTTTGACAATTTCATCTTTCCGTCGAACGTGGGCGGCCAGAGCAACGTAGGGTCAGATCTTACAGGGGCAGGATACGACAACTCTCCGTTTGTCAACCTCGGACTCGATACGACACAGACAACCGTTACAAAGGTATACGAGGGAAATCCACCCCGTGGAAGGGGCATCAGCGCAACCAAATTCAGAGGGAACTACTACAGGGCGAGATCTGTCATGCCCAACTCTGTGGGTCTTGAAGAGGAGTTCTGTCTGATTTCTCCCAAAGCCAACTGA